atgaggaaaagtgtgtgtgcaGTAAAGTAACCCAAAAAATATAAGTGTGCGTAGTAAAGTATGTAAGTGCAAAGAAGTACTAAAATCGCCTATAAGAAGAGATACAGAGCGGAAaagcacaaaagaagaaaaagaagaagaagaggaggtagagccCCCGCACCGCACCGTAACAACAACGTTCGCCTCGTTCCTCCAGGAGCTCATTCACGTTCCTCCCgcgttccctccacctccaccacttccaccaccatgcCCAGGGGAAGAGGTGAGTCCAGGAGCCAATTAAATCTCCGCCCCATCATCCCCTGTACTAAATAAGCCGCATTAATGATCCTATAATGACACATACCATAGCCAGCTGCATGGTCCACGCTCAGCAGTTTCTTGGCCTTTTTCATTTTTAGGGATTTTACTTTTAATATTTGAGTGACTGGTATTTTGTTGCTATGTTAAGGTGTACGGGTTCTTGAtgtgtctttatgtgtgtgtgtggggggtgattaTAGGGTGTGGCTGGGGAATGACTGCTAAAGGAATGCCTGAAGAATGTGGTTTTAAGGTAGCTGTATTTTTTAGGGATTTTGTTTTTAGTATTTGACTGGCCGGTGTTTTTTTGTAATGTTaaggtgtacaggtccttgatgtgtctttgtgtgtgtggggaggtgatTATAGGGTGTGGCTGGGGAAATACAGCTAAAAGGAATGACTGAAGAATGTGGTTTTAAAGTAGTTTTATCTTTTTATGGATTTTGCTTTTAATATTTGACTGGccggttttttttttgtaatgttaaggtgtacaggtccttggtgtgtctttgtgtgtattGGGATGTCACTGCACACATAAGAGGAGCATGTTTTCTTTCTTAAGAGTTTCTAACTGGAGTAAACTGCTAGAAGAGGTCATCAACAGTGAGAGCATTAACCATTTTAAGAATACCCATGACTGGCATGTCAAAATCCTCATGAGAAGAGGCATCCCCTTATGAGCACTGGCTCACTTGCCTCTTAAGTCATCACTAGGTAAGCAGTgtttagcatgcctagctacaaatccacaggctcaggttcgaatcccggcccaggcagtcggcatgcagctcaaccagctgctcatcctccctttcaggcttgtcgataaataggtacctgggtAAACTTGGGGAAGATAAAATGTGGTAAATCAGATGTCACCCTGGCCCTGTGTTCCATGGTAATAAGTTCCTAcccactgtggtaacccagatgttacactggcccagTGTCCAGTGGTAATGGATTCCTACCCAccataggctcaagggccaatgcaatggagatgagcaatgaggccacggTCAGCTGTAGCATATGCCCCCAGCTTCCCCTTTTACTAATGATCCTCCTACAATAACAAATATAAGGGGGAAAATTTAGATTTACTGAATTCAGAGATAATGTTGTAAGAAGAGTGCCTATGTAACAATTGTGTGGTGAACTGCTCATGCAATGTAAATAATAGCCAATCCTTGTTTTCCATGAATAAAATTCTTCAAACTTGTAAGTAATCAAGTAGAACAAATTGTAAGTAATCAAGTAGAACAAATAAGATTACAGGATTTAGCTGAAGATTTAGATATGATTTAGATATGGAAGAATGTGGAGTGAAAAATGATTAATGTTTCacctttaaaatttaaatatatgtatatattaagATACATATTTACTGGACTCCAGTGCAACAAGTGGCAAGCAAGAAAGACATAAATGTCATTATTAGTAACAAGTTGATATCTGAAGAACATGTTTTACAAAAGGCTCATAAGTTTGATTCAATGATCGGAGTCATGAGAAAAGTTGAGGCATACGCTAATGAtgtgcatggcctcggtgctcatctccatcacattggTCCTTGAGACTGTGACTAGAAATAATGGTGGTCTCATTTTGATTTTGCCAGCTCTGTATGGGGTCTACactcaaaaaaataaacataagcaGTTCAATGGAAACATGATAatatagggagactgcaagaggccgaatggcctacacacggcagctccagattccacccccactaccacctgtcatcctcgtccatgtagctatcaagtctacttaaaacaagctatcgtccctgcactcactatgtgattgctaagtctattccattcccccaccaccctattactaaactgGAGAGACAACTGccatggttgagaaatttatcataccCTGAAAAGTTCAGAAAGCTCAAATATCCAGCCCCAGAAACAGACAGGTAAGAGAGGATATGATCAAATTCTGTGATTCTACATAGATATTATGACTCAAAGACCTGAAACTTACTACAACTGTGAAAGGATGCTCCAACATACACAGGACCAAGAGGAAATAGTAAGAAAATAGTCCAGTTACCTTCCCTTGCCGGTCCTAAAATTGTAAGTTGTCAGAGTTAGGTTCCAAAGGCAGTTAGTACCTTCTCCACAACTTTAATAGAAAAAATGCAACTTGCTAAATGTTTGGGGAAAGTAGAAAAGACACTACATGTTTGTAACACTCTCTATTTCAGGACGATTCAAGGGTGGCAAGCGCCACTTCACCAACTTTGAAGCaatggaggagcagaagaagaaagaggaaaaggagcgccAGTGGAGGGTCTGTATCTGTTTTTATTCATTAATAGTTTTAACTTCATGAGGATGTTAATCACATAGTTCTATAGGAAGGACAATGTAATTGTAAAACACAGGTTCTCTTGCATTCAAAACTGGAGCTACATACCTAATTAGACTTGTCAGGTATATTTTTACGTTCCAATGAAAGTTATATATAAAAAGACTTAGCCAACAGCTTAGTTGGCCTTAGATCCTTAGCATCCTCAACTTCATATATTTGCTGTTAGTTATAGACCTGTATGAGCAATAAAGACCTCAAAACCTCACTTGGGAATGATATTTTTGAAAGTTACTTTGATATAGCAATGATTTTTGTCCATAGTGTTGAGTTGAGGCCACTGCAGTCTATTCATTATGGCTTAACCAATGACTGTACACTCCGGTATTTCAGAAAGAGCAAGGAGAAACTGAcagtgaagaggatgatgatgaaaaatcTAAATCTGGGAGCGAGTCCTCAGAGGAGAGcagtagtgaggaggaggaggtgaaggaacagaAGGCTAAGGGTGTTGGAGGCTTGATAGAGTGTGAAAATCCAAACCGTGTTGCTAACAAGCCTAAGAAAGTATCTTCACTCAGCACTACTCCTGCCTCTGGCACTGGCACAGGAACCGGCACTGGCACCGGCACTGGCACTGGCACCGGCACCAGCGCCAGTGCTGGTGCTGCAAAGCCACAGTTGTCTCGCCGAGAAAGGTAAGCTGGTGGGGCTTTGCTGTGTAAACTGTTACGCTGCAGTCATTGATATTACAGGGCAGATCAGGCAATGAAAAGATTTTCTGGCCATGTACCTGAATAATTGAAACAAAATGCAGGCCTCCTGCACCTTTCAATTGGGATAAATtcctgaaaaaaatattgaaaagtaaTCAATTGTATACCAGTggcattataccatgaatataatGGGGACATGTTTGTCGTCActataaataattaattaatCATAAAAGAGCCACcaacaaaatatatgaaaattaatgAGTCATATTGTTCACTTCTTGTAAAGTATTAAAAGAGATTATTAATGAAAGTGCCACACCTCCATGGTGTAGTATTAGCAAGCCTAGCCATGAATCTGCAAGCTCAAGTTCAAATCCTGACCAGGGCAGTCagcatgcagcccacccagctgttcatcctctacTATGGAGTGGTTGAGAAATGGGtgcctgggaaaggtaaaatgtggtaacccagatgtcataCTGGCCCTGTGTCTTGGGATAATGGGTTCTCACCCGCAACAGTCTTAAGGGTCAATGAAATGGAAATGATCGCTAAGGCCATGTGCGGCCATCAGGCTTGGGTCCAAGTACATGCACTCTAACTTAAAAACGATAGAATGTACTTGTACTTGAACTTGGACTTCAAGTACTCGACAATTTTATGAGTACATTTGAGTACAACTAAAAAATGCAAACGTGTGGCTGGTGTGATGTTTGATGACCGTcatgggtggaggtgagggattAACAAAGATGTGTCCTAAGCTTGGGCCTTGGGAAGGTCAGGTGGGCTGGTCCCTGGGGTGAGGTGATACAGATCGTGTGAGGTGACTCAGGGTAAAGAGGGGTTAGCAGTTTGCCACTTGTTAAAAGCAGTGTTCAATTTCTACCACTGAGATGATTCAGGAGATGCCTGGAGCTGCAGGGTGAAGTGTGTACTGTGGAGCTGCGGCCTGACAGGTCATGAGAATATAGTATTCAAGAGTTTCATAATCCatatttcatcatcattttatctGAGTTTCATTACCCAATGGCAATGAAGTATACTATGGTATTATAAATTAAATATACAGTATACTGCAGAAAAAATCTTAAGGTTAGATTTGTGAAAAGTACTTGTACTTGGATTTGAGTTCATTTGTAGAATTGAGTAATTGCACTTGCACTTGGATCTGTGATATCATATGTAATTGTACTTGGACTCATACAAAAAATGTACTTCAACCCAATCTTGGCTCCTCTAGCATATGcgcccaactttaccttactatGCATATAGGGAATGGAGGTAAGGCTTTTGAAAGCACTTGGGAGTGTCTTCAGTGGCAGCATGGCATGTAATGAGTTTTAGAGATCAATTATGAATCCAGAGATAGTCAAGATATCTACTGTTCTGTTGCTACCATCAGAGAGAATGCCCAAACAGTAAAGGCCACTTTACACAATTAGAAGGGCCACTCTGAAGTCAAGAAATAATAATTGTTAATATTGCATTCCAGAGAAGAGATACAGAAACAGAGGGCCACTGCCCACTACAGGAAGATGCATTCTGAGGGCAAGACAGACGAGGCTCGAGCTGACCTGGCACGCTTGGCAATCATTCGGCAGCAGCGTGAAGAGGCAGCTAAGAagcgagaggaggagaagcaaggtaAGGAGGAATGCAAGAACTCACCTTTTAAAATAACCTTGCATTGCTTTAATTGGAAATACTGTGGGATATTATTACTACagagttattttctttgttattactTTCAGTGAGCACTTTGGAAATGAATATATTAATTAGAAATAAAATTAACGCATAAAATGTTCTTTGATCCTTTATTCTAAACCAGTGGTTCTCAACATTTTTGCACTCTCAACCCTTTAGCCAAAATCTTGAAACCCATGCATGTAATCCCCTCATATTAATAGTTTgttttacacattttttaatgCACTAATTTTCACCCATACCTGGCCCTGATATGTCCTAAAAGATATCCTAATGTTCCCTGTCAGCACTCACCAGCAGAGGCATGTAGCACCAGCAGAATAAAAACATAGAAAACAAACTCAGATTGATAAGCCATTAAAACCATTCTCCCTAGCCATTTCTAGCAAAGCTTTGGAACCTTCCCAGCCAACCCTCAACCTACCAGGGGGTCACTAACCACTGGTTGGGAACCCCTGTTCTAGACAAATCTTTACTGTCACAAGCACTTTAAATAActtatcatgatttttttactttaacctgttcctttttttccagcAAGGGAAGCTGCAGCAACAGCGAAGAGGGAACAAATTGCCAAAGCCCTCAATAAAAAGAAAAGCTGATCGTACATCATACATAGACATGTGAACATGACACCTGCAATATTCATGCCACTTGGTTCTAGGCTGGAGGCATAAGTAGAGCGCTTATCAAAGACATCTGTTACGATTGACGGAAAAATATGTACGTGTTCAATTAGACAGCAACAGTAACTGATTAGGGGCTGATCCTTCATCATGCTTGGCTTGTGAAATAAAAATTATTGCATCAATTTTGCTCTTACAAACTCTGCCTAGAGCCAGTGGGCTTCACAAACAGAACTATcattaaaatataaaataaattaacgTTTTGAAGTTTATGAAAAATTTATTTACCCTGAGTGCATTATATTAACAGTATGAAAAATTATGATTTTGGTTTTATAAATTGTTGTGATGTTTTGTTTATCCATAAGGAATGAACAGAAATGGTGACATATATGCCAGAAATATCTACAGTGATTTGCAGGCATGGCTAAAGAAAGTACAAGTTTTATTTAAAGTATGGACCATTACTGTACTTTACTTAgctattatttttaatacaaagtGACATGAAACTCTTTGTACCTTTGCCATTACTGTACTTCATTTAAACTTTTTACTCTGAATTAAAGTAGCATGCAACTAAACTTTTAGCCCAGTTCCTTAAtcacatattttttgtatatttataatacaCAGTTTTATCTTTTAAGACTTGAAATTCATATCCATATTAACATTAAGTTTAAATTTTCATTCTATCAGCATATCATCATTAATAGAAGCAAGCTTTGTTTGGATTTTTCTCACCATACAATATCATCATATCTGATAATTGCATGTTTGAACAGGCTTTTGATTTGTTCCAGTTTTATTATATGTGCACCGAGGCCATGCACAGCTGTTGTGTACGCCCCCAAATTTACTTCAGTTATTGTCTATATAATCTCACCTCAACCTAGAgccatttgtt
This is a stretch of genomic DNA from Eriocheir sinensis breed Jianghai 21 chromosome 10, ASM2467909v1, whole genome shotgun sequence. It encodes these proteins:
- the LOC126996531 gene encoding 28 kDa heat- and acid-stable phosphoprotein-like, which encodes MPRGRGRFKGGKRHFTNFEAMEEQKKKEEKERQWRKEQGETDSEEDDDEKSKSGSESSEESSSEEEEVKEQKAKGVGGLIECENPNRVANKPKKVSSLSTTPASGTGTGTGTGTGTGTGTGTSASAGAAKPQLSRREREEIQKQRATAHYRKMHSEGKTDEARADLARLAIIRQQREEAAKKREEEKQAREAAATAKREQIAKALNKKKS